The following proteins come from a genomic window of Sorghum bicolor cultivar BTx623 chromosome 3, Sorghum_bicolor_NCBIv3, whole genome shotgun sequence:
- the LOC8085422 gene encoding zinc finger HIT domain-containing protein 3 isoform X2, producing MGGGSCCVCKEAPPKYKCPSCRTPYCSVTCFKKHKEESCQKTSPQEEISKSPLQEEVTLNTTCIAESPNTVGPTKALEVEDPSWVVDNNRLRSLAELKGIQDALRDPELQKMILKIDGSLEPEKELEKLMEGQAFGQFADKILDIVSPQE from the exons ATGGGTGGCGGGAGCTGCTGCGTCTGCAAGGAGGCGCCGCCCAAGTACAAGTGCCCCTCCTGCCGCACGCCCTA TTGCTCTGTCACATGCTTTAAAAAGCACAAAG AGGAATCTTGCCAAAAGACATCGCCTCAGGAAGAAATTAGCAAGTCACCACTGCAGGAGGAAGTTA CACTGAACACCACATGCATTGCAGAATCTCCAAATACAGTGGGCCCTACAAAAGCTCTTGAAGTTGAGGACCCAAGCTGGGTTGTTGACAACAATAGACTAAGGTCTTTAG CGGAACTGAAAGGGATCCAAGATGCTCTCAGGGATCCTGAACTGCAGAAAATGATACTTAAAATTGATGGGTCTTTGGAACCAGAAAAA GAATTGGAGAAATTGATGGAAGGTCAAGCTTTTGGCCAGTTCGCTGATAAG ATTCTTGACATTGTCAGCCCACAAGAATAA
- the LOC8085422 gene encoding zinc finger HIT domain-containing protein 3 isoform X1, producing MGGGSCCVCKEAPPKYKCPSCRTPYCSVTCFKKHKEESCQKTSPQEEISKSPLQEEVTALNTTCIAESPNTVGPTKALEVEDPSWVVDNNRLRSLAELKGIQDALRDPELQKMILKIDGSLEPEKELEKLMEGQAFGQFADKILDIVSPQE from the exons ATGGGTGGCGGGAGCTGCTGCGTCTGCAAGGAGGCGCCGCCCAAGTACAAGTGCCCCTCCTGCCGCACGCCCTA TTGCTCTGTCACATGCTTTAAAAAGCACAAAG AGGAATCTTGCCAAAAGACATCGCCTCAGGAAGAAATTAGCAAGTCACCACTGCAGGAGGAAGTTA CAGCACTGAACACCACATGCATTGCAGAATCTCCAAATACAGTGGGCCCTACAAAAGCTCTTGAAGTTGAGGACCCAAGCTGGGTTGTTGACAACAATAGACTAAGGTCTTTAG CGGAACTGAAAGGGATCCAAGATGCTCTCAGGGATCCTGAACTGCAGAAAATGATACTTAAAATTGATGGGTCTTTGGAACCAGAAAAA GAATTGGAGAAATTGATGGAAGGTCAAGCTTTTGGCCAGTTCGCTGATAAG ATTCTTGACATTGTCAGCCCACAAGAATAA
- the LOC8057746 gene encoding uncharacterized protein LOC8057746: MDADEAAGSSRRMDLNLYLGLFRAARPRRSDLGSDLALSTPMPSSPSSSAASVDAPPPPPPPPEPLHPPYSPSRADLSPPPPEVYSRYNPEDSPVPDAHLSYMQTPEPLIPGPRNMPPPEPLALSRIREGLRELRDALHPPPPLRLVRASELLGWEDRPSSSTASSSIFPDTADRYRRLLEQTSNRWLRPRRFRSDLPPLSSEARPSGQDAAEPVRQHEPAADDTNELNKVAANGSELGVLQDSSEEHSKTAAAFECNICFEMASEPVVTSCGHLFCWPCLYQWLNVYSNHKECPVCKGEVTEANITPIYGRGNSSAEKTLEDGKPPGPTIPPRPHGNRHESFRQQFHNMRPISRILASWGRHLDQQIMSSVSRFEGLSESAWIEVNENRQRARLRGLALATRMRVRQLQIEAESRPGGSSAGPDNGLTGNNASESLTGNNASESPRRGSTTRVSDGLDLLERLAFGTERLLASAVTDLRRIASPSQYGGSASSSNPQNNEPAVDGARIAGAPSADQASNSSTVAVIQGDAGISESAGEPSNAGSSRSLRRRGRSNILGSLDVDGGGLQQNKRRRMN; this comes from the coding sequence ATGGACGCCGATGAGGCCGCGGGGAGCAGCAGGAGGATGGATCTGAACCTTTACCTCGGTCTTTTCCGCGCCGCGCGCCCGCGTCGCTCTGACCTCGGTTCAGACCTCGCCCTCAGCACCCCGATGCCTTCCTCTCCTTCGTCCTCCGCCGCGTCCGTcgacgcgccgccgccgccgccgccgccgccggagcccCTGCACCCGCCCTACTCCCCCTCCCGCGCCGACCTCTCCCCTCCGCCGCCAGAGGTGTACTCCCGCTACAACCCCGAAGACTCGCCTGTTCCGGATGCGCATCTGTCGTACATGCAGACTCCGGAACCGCTCATCCCCGGTCCGCGGAACATGCCGCCTCCGGAACCGCTTGCTCTCTCGAGAATCCGAGAGGGTCTTCGGGAACTTCGGGACGCCCTCCATCCGCCGCCCCCTCTCCGGCTGGTGCGGGCCAGCGAACTGCTGGGGTGGGAGGACCGGCCTTCCTCGTCGACGGCCTCTTCATCTATCTTCCCAGACACTGCCGACCGGTACAGGCGGCTGCTCGAGCAGACTTCCAACCGGTGGCTTCGCCCGAGGCGGTTCAGGTCTGACCTTCCACCCCTCAGCTCCGAGGCTCGCCCCTCTGGGCAGGACGCTGCGGAGCCAGTGCGCCAGCATGAGCCTGCAGCTGATGATACTAATGAATTAAACAAGGTGGCTGCCAATGGCTCAGAATTAGGTGTCTTGCAGGATTCCTCTGAGGAACACAGCAAGACTGCCGCTGCATTCGAGTGTAACATATGCTTTGAGATGGCTAGTGAGCCGGTCGTCACTTCTTGTGGTCATCTCTTCTGCTGGCCGTGCTTGTATCAGTGGTTGAACGTTTACTCCAACCACAAGGAATGCCCAGTCTGCAAAGGTGAGGTGACTGAGGCAAATATCACTCCTATATATGGTAGAGGGAATTCAAGTGCAGAGAAGACTCTGGAGGATGGGAAGCCACCAGGTCCTACAATCCCGCCGAGGCCACATGGAAATCGCCATGAAAGTTTCAGGCAGCAATTCCACAATATGCGACCTATCTCAAGGATTCTGGCATCATGGGGGCGTCATCTGGATCAGCAGATCATGAGCAGCGTGAGTAGGTTTGAAGGGCTGTCTGAATCGGCCTGGATAGAAGTAAATGAAAATCGTCAACGTGCTCGCCTAAGAGGATTGGCATTGGCCACGAGGATGAGAGTAAGGCAGTTGCAAATAGAAGCTGAGAGCCGTCCTGGTGGTTCTTCGGCTGGCCCTGATAATGGTCTGACAGGAAACAATGCATCAGAATCTCTGACAGGAAACAATGCATCAGAATCACCAAGACGTGGCTCAACAACACGCGTATCAGATGGACTTGATTTGTTGGAACGTCTTGCTTTTGGCACAGAAAGACTACTAGCTAGTGCCGTGACTGACCTTAGAAGAATTGCTTCACCAAGCCAATATGGAGGATCTGCTTCCTCATCGAATCCTCAAAATAATGAGCCAGCAGTTGATGGAGCTCGCATTGCTGGAGCACCTTCTGCAGATCAAGCATCTAATTCGAGCACTGTTGCAGTGATACAAGGGGATGCTGGTATCTCTGAGAGTGCAGGGGAGCCTAGCAATGCAGGCTCTTCGAGATCCTtgaggaggagagggaggagcaATATCTTAGGTTCATTGGATGTGGATGGTGGAGGCCTCCAACAGAACAAGAGACGCAGAATGAACTGA
- the LOC8085423 gene encoding uncharacterized protein LOC8085423, with translation MAASSSEAATATSRRTTSGGSALPGPPPPTPSNHHAAPPSSAGAGGTGADASLSAFLHRLLLSSPAPQLRSPLEARSQASSPSLPPLVSLECPDQRALRDAADLGYFHLAGHGLPSELPSSALAELSQIDLESNLRTLGFEEEQDVDGGADDPAVVFDACEGDMDARALPAAAEYARRMRDVGMRVVALLSGCPDTGFREEPFAEGRRKPRCLLWASRVSTADTAPPAVGKAKAYPYVVALHCQWEASGQEEAPPSWVMNDGGEWTAVGARDGVILVTIGDIAQVWSNGKLKKVRGMARPTSAAPMEMVPTQHGETDRLSLTVLITLSLDNIISPLVPLSNAAGEGREDREDEANVAGADDEDGWRFHSFLLEDYAWRVYNQRLQFKDPLVRYRI, from the exons ATGGCCGCTTCGTCCTCCGAGGCCGCCACAGCCACGTCCAGGAGGACCACCTCCGGAGGGAGCGCGCTTCCAGGCCCTCCTCCGCCAACGCCGTCGAACCACCACGCGGCGCCGCCGTCCTCCGCGGGCGCTGGGGGCACGGGCGCGGACGCCTCGCTCTCCGCTTTCCtgcaccgcctcctcctctcGTCCCCGGCGCCGCAGCTACGGTCTCCGCTCGAGGCTCGGTCCCAGGCGTCGTCGCCCTCGCTTCCGCCTCTCGTCTCGCTCGAGTGCCCCGATCAGCGCGCGCTCCGCGACGCCGCCGACTTGGGCTACTTCCACCTCGCCGGCCACGGCCTCCCTTCCGAACTACCGTCCTCCGCGCTCGCCGAGCTGTCCCAAATCGACCTGGAGTCGAATCTCCGCACGCTTGGCTTCGAGGAAGAACAGGATGTAGACGGCGGCGCCGATGATCCCGCCGTGGTGTTCGACGCCTGCGAGGGGGACATGGACGCCAGGGCGCTCCCGGCTGCGGCGGAGTACGCGCGTCGTATGAGGGACGTGGGCATGCGGGTTGTGGCGCTTCTCTCCGGGTGCCCCGACACGGGCTTCCGGGAGGAGCCCTTCGCGGAGGGGAGGAGGAAGCCGCGGTGCCTGCTGTGGGCCTCCCGTGTCTCCACCGCCGATACGGCGCCTCCGGCCGTCGGGAAGGCCAAGGCGTACCCGTACGTCGTGGCGCTTCACTGCCAGTGGGAGGCGTCCGGGCAGGAAGAGGCACCGCCGAGCTGGGTCATGAACGACGGCGGCGAGTGGACGGCAGTGGGCGCCCGCGACGGCGTGATCCTTGTCACCATCGGCGACATTGCCCAG GTGTGGAGCAATGGCAAGTTGAAGAAAGTGAGAGGGATGGCTCGCCCCACATCCGCCGCACCCATGGAGATGGTTCCGACGCAGCATGGTGAGACTGACCGTCTGTCGCTGACGGTCCTGATCACTCTGTCTTTGGACAACATCATCTCGCCCTTGGTCCCGCTCTCCAATGCGGCCGGAGAAGGGCGAGAGGACCGCGAGGACGAGGCAAATGTTGCCGGAGCCGACGACGAGGATGGATGGAGGTTTCACTCTTTCCTACTGGAGGACTATGCGTGGAGGGTGTATAACCAGCGGCTTCAGTTCAAGGATCCATTGGTCCGGTATCGGATATGA